ATGTCACACGTCTACGCtgactgaatttttaaagatgatatgGTCTGTTATCAGCAGCGAGTCTCACAGAGGAATAAAGCAGCAAAGCCAAAGATGCCATATGTTTCAGGGGTGAAATCTAGATTCTTGTCTTCTTATATTTCACGCACACCTGTGAGAAGTTCTCGCATCCCTCCACATGCCACATCACCTGAACTACCAGTcaagacatttttccttttttattcaagAGTCGATAGGACATTGTTCAGAGTTGTTTTTCCATATGTCCTTTTAGATGGCACCATCCACAGTGTCTGTGACGTTCTATCTCCTCTGTTGGGTCCCCCTCCCACAGGCGCCTTCTGGTCTTCGCTGCTGTTCTGTTTGTATCCAGCAAAGCACTCAACAGTTCCGTGAAAGGAGGCCTACCTTATTATTTAAAAGTGAGTgtacaaacaaaaagaaataacgTTCAAACATTTACTTTACAATTGTTTTAttcaaagcaaattttaaaacctagtatttttttctttaaaaaacggggattttttaaatagttttataattaGTTTTGATGTTGTTTACTTTATACCTTCGacataaatgatttatatattaaGTTAAAGTTTTCTGATATCCACGTACATTCTAATCTTGTTTAGGGAGCTATGAGAAGACTTCATATTCAGAAGCCAACACCacttttctaaaatttagaaGAGAAGATCCTTGTGCCCATTGTAGTAGACAATTGCTCCAAATGGTAGAAAGTCCTTTAGCCTTCAGCCAAATGTCAGGTCTTGATTTCTGGTTGTGTGaaaagaagtgttttgttttcttcagagaaaagaagaagtcTTAATCCtataggtttgtttttgtttcaaagacGTGTCTAAAATGGGTACCTAAAGCTGTAATGTATAACAAACCCTTTGATAATCTGGCCTGTATAGTCCCAACTTATCGATGATATTTTTATACCAAAAAAGATGACCACTGGCAGCTGCATTGTACGTAGGCCAAGAATCTCAGTACTGTCCTCTTAGGTTCTTCGAATGAAGAAGacaagacttattttatttagccaaCAAATACAGGAGTCCAAGTCCACATCAGTTGGGAGGGAATAGGGAAAGGAGGTCACAAGAataggacataaaaataaatactttacaCACTTTTCTCCCATGCCTAAAAGTATTAGAATTCTAACTGGAGAAGATTAGAAGGTAATTAGCCAACTCAattccttataaaatatataaaaactcacaAACCAAATGATGCAAAAAATCTTTTAATCTAAAAACTCATTTCTCAGGGCTAATTGGCCCTGCCAATTTGTATTAGTTTATTTGACTAACAAGAGCTATTCAGCATTTTCTTCAGAGTAAGGTAATATATAATCGATTCTCATAAACCTTTTCAAATGAGGACATGATACTGTAGGCAGTTCAAGGAAAAATAGCCATACCTTTTTCTTTGGTGTAACCAAAAGGATATCCAAAAGTTAGCAAATGCTGACATTTCAAGTGGTAAGAAATTGCCAAATGGAAGTTTAAACTCTGGTACAAACAGTCGTAAAAGGAAAATCTCCACCCACAGTTCCGTAGTGcaagttttcaaatttaattctgaaaaatagttttattgacTAAGCAGGAAACCGCTTCCAGCAGTGTCTCACGTGCCCCCTCCTCGCTCACCGTCCCCGCATATGCTCACCTCACTGCTAGTCTCAAGGAGGCCTCTGCTGCTCCTCAGGGCAGGAATTCAGTACAGAAGGACCCACGTGTCTCAAAGTCAGGCTGAGAGCTGGGAGTCTGTGTCTGCACCAGCAGCTCGCTCCAGGTTAGAGCGTGGCCCCTCCACGTGTTTGCCAATTTCACGAAAAGGAAACaaagtcccccaccccaccccccaagaaaAAAGTACCTGAACCCATTAGTCCGTTAGCCCTTTCCCATCGTTTTGGGTTCATGATGACATGGCTCACATGGAAAGCTCACCGGGGCCTGCACTGCCGTGTGTCCTCTGCAGGGGCACCACGCACAGGCCCCCTCTTTCTTAGAAGGAACGCTTCTCTCACTCCCGTCTTCGGGAACTCACTAATTTCTGACAACGTGATACTTTTAAAGTGATTCTTACCTAGTCCAGAAGCCTCCATCCCTCTACCCAGCTTAACTGTGTTTCCTTCTCCTACTTCTGTATACgctgtatgtgtgtatttttttaaacatgtgaaGTGTTcaaaatgcacacacacccctccacacATACACCCagcattttgcaaaaaaaaaaaaaaaaaaaaaaaaaaaaaaagtcttccccaGGAAGCACTTTAAGAAGTTAAGCTTCTACTTGCTTTTAAGCCACAGGGCAAGTGCCAAGTGAGTCCTATGGGATGCTCTTCTTCCGCgctggggcccagggcaggaACGGAGCGAATGCTGAGTGGGATCTGCAGGCCAGGCAGGGAAGGGTACCTGTGTGCCGGGCTTCCCTAGAGCCGCATGTTGCACGCCTCCCTCACATTACCTGGGAGAATCAGACTCTCGTCCCTAGCTCTCTTCCCGCAGAGGACCTCCACTCTGTTCTGCTGGATCTGCGCCCTCGGTGCGGACCGGCCCATCTGTGGGGCTGGGACCCTGCACCTGCAAGGAGGCGGCGGGCTCCCCACCACAGAGCAGGCTTCCCCGGTCTGTTTCACCCCCTACCAGTCCATCCAGGGAACACCCCCTTGCCGTGTCCAGGGCCCAATGAGCCCTGTTGTCTACTGGCTCCAGGGCCTCCCCTTCGCCTTCCGAGATAACGGTCATGGGGCTGCTCTGGATCCGGTTCCGCACGCTGAACCTGCTGCTGGCGGCAGAAGGTGGGGTCCGACTGCGGCCGTACCGGGGGCCGGAGAAGGACAGACTCCGAGGCATCAAGCCTTCGTTCTTGGCCCACTCCTCCTGGGCCCTTCTGTTCTTGCTTGGGGAGCAGCTGGATGGGCTCTCGGGGGTGTCTGGCGAAGGCTCTGACCTTGACCTCTGGAATCTGGGGTCTGTGTTCTTTAGCATCTCGGCTGCAGACATGCGGGCACTGGTGTCTGAGCGACTCCCCTTTTTTAGCAGCAGAGCTTTGAAGTTGTCACTGCTGGTGCTGCTTTTACGGACGCTTCTCTGAATTGAGCCCACTTGTTTTGGGGACGCCAGGCTGGGGGCAGCACCGGTGGGTGTcactggaggggaaggagaatggTTCCGGGAGTGATCGTCATCTGAATCTTTACGGCCGAGGACTTTCCTCTTGGATCTGAGATTTAATGACATTAAGATGAAGGTTAACTCCCAGGGGGCCATGGGACATCAGTCACAACTGCGCTGCTCACTGCATACTCACGTCACCATTTGTGAAGAGTTACTTTAACAGTTCACTGTATTATCACGTGAGCCCCTGACCCCCTATGGTGGATGATTAACTTATGGCCAGCTTTCTTTCATCTCTACCCCCActggattattttaaaacacatctcAGACATGATTATTAGCTTATTTTGGTGAGGATCACTTCAAAAGTTACAAATAATTGCCATTTTTATCTAACTCTCCTCTACTGGACTGAGCTTGAGGGCATTTCAGTGCCGACCACCCTTTTctctactctttcttttcttgtttgacCTTAGCCCTTGAACAGGGCTAATGGGTAAGCCAATCCCCAAAATATTGCCTACCTTGAGGTAAACCCCCACCCTCAGGTTCTAGGATGACTCTACAACTCTGCATTCTTAGTCATTCTAGAGTCTGACATAAAACCGGTCTTCTTTGGCTCTTACTGGACCCTATGTCAACTTCTTAAAATCCCGTTTTCCAAAAAACAAGGGTGAACCTTCCACACCACATTCTGTTGCCTGACTGATTTCAGACAACCTCCCACCAATCAAGAAAATCTGAGGAATGCAGGGATAATGTGAAAGAGGAGGGGCCGGTAGGGACAAGTAAAATGTTTCCTGGAGGTGCTTCTTGTCTTCAATCTCTAAGAACCTCACTGTTCCATGTGTCTTATACCAAGAGTGAGTCAGGGGTAATAAAGCAGATGAGCCAAGTGGCCTCTTGCTGGTCTCTTCCTAAGAACAACTCAGTCTACAAGGAATCTCTCAGCTAAGTGCAGGTGCTTTAAGGAAACGGTACATTTAATCAAATATCTCTTTGTTTGCTATATAATTCCAGCATATGCAGCAGGGAAAGATAAAGAGAATGCTATTGTACATACAGATAAAGAACTGAATTTGAGCACTTCCAGCTGTGGCACCTTGGGCAAGCTACTCATCTATGCTGCAACTTTGCTTTCGTACTTGCAGAATGGGGGTGAGGATACTAACCTCACAGGTCTGTGAGGCTTCAGTGAGCTAAAGAACCCCAGAGTCACACAGACCTGGGTTAAATCCCACACTCAAGTTTCcatgctctgtgaccttgggcaagttgaaGTTTCTGACCCAGTTTCCTACCTGGAAGAGGAAATAAACAGTGGAGAGCTCATGCTTTACCAATAAAGATGAGTGCAAATAACAGCTATGGAGTGTCGGGCATGAAGGATGTGTTTAACCAAACCGCCATTCAGGGAACTCCAGCTCTTCCGCCCAGCTACCAGGCCAGGCTTCTGTGCTGTTCTGACCACAGGCCTGCACAACCAGGCACTGGAGAGGATGGGCCCTGCAGGCTGCCGGGGGCTTGGTGCTCCCTGGGTCCTCTCTATGCTTCTGGCCAAAAGGAAGCCCCCAAAGTGGAAGACAGGAAGTGGCGAAggctaaaaaataaagtgtgaagGGCAGCCAGAGCTGACATGGCACCGGCCCCTTGGAGGCTGTAGAGCTGGGCCTCTGATACTTTGGGTCAATGGCCCTGCCCTGCTGTCAGCAGAGAGCGGTGCTCTGGCACACATTCCTGACCAGCCGACAGAAATAATGTCTCAGCATCAGCATCTCAGAGCTGGAAATGACTTCAGCCTGTCTGACCAGAGAAGGTAACAAAGGCCAAAGAGTGAAGCCACACAGCCTCCTCCAAGAACGAGGACTCGATGCAGTATCTCCCCGCCTGCAGCACGTGACCTCACGACCTCTAGTGGTTCCTTCTCAAGGGCAGCTCTGTTCACTGGATCCTTGCAGGGACCACTTTGGAGCCTAAGTTCTTGTCTgagttttaaaagatgagaatGTGCTTGACCCACACATCAAGCCCCTGGCTACCCCTGGTTCAAGTTATGTCATTTCTCAAGAGCAGCTGTGGCCTGAAAATGAGAATTAAATCTAAACATATGAATTCTGTGAATTCTCAGCATAAACGTATGTAttcatgtgtatatacacacgcacacgtaCACTGTGTGTGTATTTCTAAAGAAGGGGGTTATAAAAAGTGCTCAAACAGTTAACATGGGCTTGAAAACTAATtacttcaataaatataaaaatttcacacCTCAACTGGTGTTCTACATTTTCCATCTGGCTTTAAATCTGAAGTGAATTAATTTGCATTATAAAATCTGAAGGCTGTGGTACAGTTGAGATACtccttcttttaaattattagcTTAGTGctgacaaatataaaattaagccCTAAAAATCAGACTTCAGATGGATTTTTCTTATGTCTGCTAATACATGATCGATGCTAAAACAGAAATGAGCAGGTGTCCTTGCTCTCTTTGTGATCCATACCCTATTTGGCCTTTATTTCTACCATGTGTACACAGAATAATAGAGACTGGCAGATTTCCACGTCTGCAGTAGATAGAATTCACTAGTAGGAGAAACCGCAGATTTCTCGGTGCCTTAAGAAGCTTCCCAAAGTAAAATATGGATGCGGACTTTGGcatattttttggaaaagcacATAGTAACTTGGCCCCACAACAGTTGGGATCCTCACTTAGACCAAGTAGTTAGTACATAGAGCCATCAGCAACACGTCTTCTCTGGGGACTGCTACTATAAATCTATATGCCTACGTGTTTAGCAACCCAGTGCATTCCAGACTAAATGAAAGACGTTGAGTCTTGGAAGAATTCCTAAGAGTTAAATTCCAATCGGTTTCatttaattcagaaaatatttattaagtgcttattatGTGTCTAGCACGGTGAGAGTTAGAAACATCTGTATAAACTTCTAGAAATGCCACTAAAGTTGGCTTCAAAGGATgtagcattttcattttactgttCTGAGAAACAGTTTCATAGGCAGCTacgtctttatttctttttttccgattggattgtttgattttttaatttaaattcaattagccaggatatagtacatcattagtttttgatacaatgttcaatgattcattagttgaatataacacccagtgctcatcatatcacgtgccctctttaattttactcagccatcagacagGATGAGTATGTACCATTTACCTCATTGATTTCTAATGAGATCAAAGATACCAGTCAGAAAGACGATGTTAAAGAGGCAGTCTTTAGGGTCTTTGGGGATAGTATATCAATGCTAGAGTCAAGAGGTAAAGAACAAATTTCTTGACAAACACCTAACTCCCTCGCTTGGTTCCACTGCTCCCCTCCAAGTTAGATATTTGCATGCTGCATGGGGAACTTCATATCAGGACAATCCTATGTTTTTCATCTCATGCAATAGCCTTTTCAGTTAAATTCCAAGAAGGGAAAACAGTCCTGACACAAGGTGATTTACACAGAGAATCAAATGACTTTATAGGCACCtttgtttctggaagaaaaaaagggaccTCCATTCAGTGCAGTGTAAGACCTTGGCAGCAGAAGGACATTCTTAAGAATTATCTGAAAATACTGCGGCAAAGAAGtcgagaaggaagcagagggttTATCCAGCATTGTGTTCCAAAGTACTTGCAACATGTACAACCTTATCATACCCTACAATGACACTGCTGGGAGTACAGGCTGTTTACAACCAGAAAAAAGGCAGTATATAGTTTTCGTGCTAAATTATACTCACTCTCTTAGGCGACCAGATGTAAAAAGTGTGACAACAGTTCAGgcagttattttgaaaaatttactctacatttttaaaaaacccaacaatTTTTGTGCCAGTAGATGGCACTAACAGTATACAATAACAAATTTAATTCCTTCCACTCTGCTTTGAAAAGATTGTACTCTTGTATTGAAATATTTAAGTAGCCAAGACAACTGCACtaaaaaatcctgaaatttctgtaacacaaaaataattaaaacaacaacaaaaaaaaaccccaaaaccccccACAATACACCCTTAGGAAAGCAGTCCTGTGGAGCTGGTCTGTGTAGCTTATGTCCACAAAACAGCCTCACTCATCCTGGACTGGACTACCCATTGCTCTAATCTAATCTTGTAAATACTCTGTCATATGATTGACACATTGCATTTCTTGCCAGCAAGCGCAATGCCGAGCAGAAGGCACCACATGGAGTCTCTGTCCCCCATATCATCATAAAAATCAGTGGaacaaagtaaaacagaaattgGGAGTCAGAGGAAATAAGAATacagaaacacaataaaaataaatgatcaagcTAATGGGTGACAGGAAAAAACTCAAGGAAGACAAAGTGAGGAAGCATTTAGAAAGGTAGACTCATACAGAtcaaaattaagaggaaggagTTTTAGATACCTGTGAATAGCTGCAAAAAGGTCTTCTGTGGTCCGGGGTCTACTGGGGGTCATCACCTCATCACTCCCTTCTTCCCTAAGGAAGTCACTGGCTTCAGAGGAAGAACCAGCTGTGTCAGGCTCTGGCACCCCAGCTAGAAGCAGTAAGCACAGGACGCACAAGTGACTTAATTTCAGTCTTCAGCCAGGCTTCCCAGTATCCTGTCCCTGCCATTCCTGCCAACGGAGGACCACAGgacaggcaggcagtggggtCTGCCGTTTTGATCTTCGATTCTGATCAGGAGAGCCAGAGCTCATTCTTTTCTGTTGAAGTCTAGAACTCCTACTGAATCTATCTTAAATCTTGTTGTAACATTTCTCTGCAGCTCTCCAGAAGGGAGCCTACTCCTCCTTGCTATTTAATAATTACCCTGTCTGCTGCAGACCACCCAACCCCTCTATTTTCTGACGTTCAGGAAGCAATACCCTGagatctccatttttttttttttccaatctcttAAAATGCCTAGTTGGTAACCTGAGTGTGTGGCCGACCCGGCAGCCCACATGCTGCTGGCTTTCCAGGGGACACGCACTAGCCTTCTCTTCTACATGGGCTGCATATGGTCCaaggggaatgagagagaaaagcataCTCACGCCCTCCGTCCTGGAGCGACAGGCAGCTCTCCACGCTGCCTCCACCGTCTGCACCGTTCTCGGCACCTGGCTCCTCCCGCGTGGGGGCTGGCGAGACATCGGGCTGCACCATGGGGACATTGGCTTTCACTCTATCCGGGGACGCGGCTCCTGCGGCTCCTCCCTCGAGAACCAAGCTGCCAGAGCCCGTCTCCTCAGCACCAGCCCTGGCTCTACAACTCTCTGTTGCCTCTCCCCTCGTGGGAATGGGTGATGCTCCGCTCACGTTCTCCGCGGGCTCCGCTGTGAAATCTCTCTGCGGAGGCGGCACCACGAGGAACAGTTTGGGCTTCTTGGAAATGGGGGGCGGCTTCCTGCTGGGTGAAGGGCCGGGGGGCTCCTGCAGCGGGGTGGCCCTGGGGTCCGGCCCAGCCTCTGACTCCCCGGCGCTGCCCGGGCTGCGGCTCGGGAGGCCACGCTCGGCTGCACTGTCCTGGTGACCCTGACTCAAGCTCTTGGCAGGAGTCGGCGGCGAGCTTGTCACAGAGGCAGGCTGGCTTTCACTCTCCATTTCATTTATGCTATTTCGGGATTTCATGAAAGCAGATGGCTTTAAATGATACTGGGGAACAACCGGAGTTAGTTTTTCCTGAGATACTTGTTCATATAACAGTGCTTGCTCGGTTCCTGAGTGCTTTTTCACGGGCCTCAACTGTACCATCTGCAACGCTTCGGTGGTTATCAGGGGCATGGGGGGTCTGCTGCCCTCCTCCTTGTTAGGAGGCTGCCGGAAGGCCTCCCGGGAGCATTCTGGCTGGGcagattttttcaaagaaggcctggcatctttcatccatttggggTCAAGGGGTGGGGCAGGCGGGGGAACTGAGGAGGGTCCGGAAGCGGGGGCAGGCGGCAGGGAAGCAGGGGCACCCAGAGTAAGGGGGCTAAGTGCCCtgtggggaggaggaaagcaCGCGCTGGAggggggagagaagggagtgagAGCTTCAGGCGGCggaggggggaagaggggagactgaggcagagcgCCGTTGGGGGAATCCGCTAAaggcgggggaggaggaaggaaaggagacttGTCCGCAGGACATggtgagggaggagaaggaagaggggcagCGGCAGGGGGAGACGCCAGCACCGAATCCAGCTTCTTCATGGTCCCGCCTCCTTCCGTGGAAGTGTTGGAAGACAGAGACGTGGACGAGGAGGAGATGGAGACTGAAGATATCAGAGAGGACTTCCTTTCTGGCACCTTGGGCTTGGTCTTCCCCTTCCCGTTCGCTGGTGACGCTGACTTTAAAAACACAGGCACGGGGGTGAGTGCTGTGGGTGTGTTGGACTGGCTGGAATACCCACTGGACGGAGAAGTGACCCTGTGGGATTTCTCCGGCGATGTGATCTTTGGTTTGATGGAGCCACCAGGCACTTGGGGCATCATGGTCCTGGCTCCCTCGTGGATATGGTGGACTGGCCCGTTCCCGGCCAGCACCCCGCTGCTGGCCGAGCAGCCCCCGCTGGCGTGCCCGGGGTCTTCCTGCATGCCGGTGTAGTCAATGTAGTAACCCCAGGGGTCCGTGTACTCCGACTTGACGCTGCTCGTGTCGCTCTGCGACGGCGTGGCCCCGCACAGGGAGTAGACGTTGGGGGTGGTGGCCGAGGTCATGCTGCTGCCCCCGCTCACCGTGCTCTGGCTGCGAGAGCGAGGCAGCCAAGGCTCTTCGAAGTCACTGCAGGGGCTCTGCGAGGGTGAGCTGCTGCCCTTGCCCGGGAGGTTCAGCTGCAGCGAGTGCTGGAGCGAGGCGATCAGGCTCTCGTTCAGCGCCTGCCCGTTTGACTGGATGCCTTTCTTGGGAATCCTGCGCAGGGAGTCCGTCCTCGAGGGTGGCAGAGGCGGCTTCTTCGCTTTTTTCAGAGAGATATTCCGCGAGAGAGACTTGTCACGGAAATGTGACCGGTCCCCTTGGTTTTTCTGAGCTCTCCCATCAAACACGTTGACCACACTGTGCCTGGGGTTCCCAAAGCCATCGCTACTGTTCTGGTTTCCAGATCTGCATCCCGGGTCAGGCTGCATAGATGTGTAGTAGCCATCATGCTCCTCTGAATACAAGGACCTGGCATCATCTT
The sequence above is drawn from the Mustela nigripes isolate SB6536 chromosome 5, MUSNIG.SB6536, whole genome shotgun sequence genome and encodes:
- the NHSL1 gene encoding NHS-like protein 1 isoform X5: MFCLKAVSNLDEESRWTVHYTAPWHQQENVFLPTTRPPCVEDLHRQAKLNLKSVLRECDKLRRDGYRSSQYYSQGPTFAANASPLCDDYQDEDEETDQKCSISSSEEERLISIRRPKTPTSSDFSDLNTQTNWTKSLPLPTPEEKMRQQAQAVQADVVPINITGENFDRQASLRRSLIYTDTLVRRPKKVKRRKTITGIPDNIQKELASGTGQDDVGGHSVYTPDHYSTLGRLDSSRSAGQRSETRDSSCQTEEVKVVPPSMRRIRAQKGQGIAAQMSHFSGSSGNMSVLSDSAGIVFPSRLNSDAGFHSLPRSGARASVQSLEPRLGALGPTEDLDGPYAYHSDHPQVDENLGHLGGASRTGMLLRPKSQELRPFENVISPACVVSPHATYSTSIIPNATLSSSSEIIIIHTAQSSGQLDSKITSSSSYTKIKSRDHLLSRHASKEDHQPPSGNWTEGHPSILSQALGPHSPAATTLLSLCDSAVSLNMPAHQENGSQAMSYNCKNHLSSPAHAQDMDGKSESSYSGGTGPGSSEPWEYSASGNGQASPLKAHGATGYSTPGSNVSSCSLDQTSTKDDARSLYSEEHDGYYTSMQPDPGCRSGNQNSSDGFGNPRHSVVNVFDGRAQKNQGDRSHFRDKSLSRNISLKKAKKPPLPPSRTDSLRRIPKKGIQSNGQALNESLIASLQHSLQLNLPGKGSSSPSQSPCSDFEEPWLPRSRSQSTVSGGSSMTSATTPNVYSLCGATPSQSDTSSVKSEYTDPWGYYIDYTGMQEDPGHASGGCSASSGVLAGNGPVHHIHEGARTMMPQVPGGSIKPKITSPEKSHRVTSPSSGYSSQSNTPTALTPVPVFLKSASPANGKGKTKPKVPERKSSLISSVSISSSSTSLSSNTSTEGGGTMKKLDSVLASPPAAAPLPSPPSPCPADKSPFLPPPPPLADSPNGALPQSPLFPPPPPEALTPFSPPSSACFPPPHRALSPLTLGAPASLPPAPASGPSSVPPPAPPLDPKWMKDARPSLKKSAQPECSREAFRQPPNKEEGSRPPMPLITTEALQMVQLRPVKKHSGTEQALLYEQVSQEKLTPVVPQYHLKPSAFMKSRNSINEMESESQPASVTSSPPTPAKSLSQGHQDSAAERGLPSRSPGSAGESEAGPDPRATPLQEPPGPSPSRKPPPISKKPKLFLVVPPPQRDFTAEPAENVSGASPIPTRGEATESCRARAGAEETGSGSLVLEGGAAGAASPDRVKANVPMVQPDVSPAPTREEPGAENGADGGGSVESCLSLQDGGPGVPEPDTAGSSSEASDFLREEGSDEVMTPSRPRTTEDLFAAIHRSKRKVLGRKDSDDDHSRNHSPSPPVTPTGAAPSLASPKQVGSIQRSVRKSSTSSDNFKALLLKKGSRSDTSARMSAAEMLKNTDPRFQRSRSEPSPDTPESPSSCSPSKNRRAQEEWAKNEGLMPRSLSFSGPRYGRSRTPPSAASSRFSVRNRIQSSPMTVISEGEGEALEPVDNRAHWALDTARGCSLDGLVGGETDRGSLLCGGEPAASLQVQGPSPTDGPVRTEGADPAEQSGGPLREES
- the NHSL1 gene encoding NHS-like protein 1 isoform X2 — encoded protein: MKKEGSFRLKSNSGSLSRAVSWINFSSLSRQTKRLFRSDGELSVCGQQVEADDENWNYRTQPRKAVSNLDEESRWTVHYTAPWHQQENVFLPTTRPPCVEDLHRQAKLNLKSVLRECDKLRRDGYRSSQYYSQGPTFAANASPLCDDYQDEDEETDQKCSISSSEEERLISIRRPKTPTSSDFSDLNTQTNWTKSLPLPTPEEKMRQQAQAVQADVVPINITGENFDRQASLRRSLIYTDTLVRRPKKVKRRKTITGIPDNIQKELASGTGQDDVGGHSVYTPDHYSTLGRLDSSRSAGQRSETRDSSCQTEEVKVVPPSMRRIRAQKGQGIAAQMSHFSGSSGNMSVLSDSAGIVFPSRLNSDAGFHSLPRSGARASVQSLEPRLGALGPTEDLDGPYAYHSDHPQVDENLGHLGGASRTGMLLRPKSQELRPFENVISPACVVSPHATYSTSIIPNATLSSSSEIIIIHTAQSSGQLDSKITSSSSYTKIKSRDHLLSRHASKEDHQPPSGNWTEGHPSILSQALGPHSPAATTLLSLCDSAVSLNMPAHQENGSQAMSYNCKNHLSSPAHAQDMDGKSESSYSGGTGPGSSEPWEYSASGNGQASPLKAHGATGYSTPGSNVSSCSLDQTSTKDDARSLYSEEHDGYYTSMQPDPGCRSGNQNSSDGFGNPRHSVVNVFDGRAQKNQGDRSHFRDKSLSRNISLKKAKKPPLPPSRTDSLRRIPKKGIQSNGQALNESLIASLQHSLQLNLPGKGSSSPSQSPCSDFEEPWLPRSRSQSTVSGGSSMTSATTPNVYSLCGATPSQSDTSSVKSEYTDPWGYYIDYTGMQEDPGHASGGCSASSGVLAGNGPVHHIHEGARTMMPQVPGGSIKPKITSPEKSHRVTSPSSGYSSQSNTPTALTPVPVFLKSASPANGKGKTKPKVPERKSSLISSVSISSSSTSLSSNTSTEGGGTMKKLDSVLASPPAAAPLPSPPSPCPADKSPFLPPPPPLADSPNGALPQSPLFPPPPPEALTPFSPPSSACFPPPHRALSPLTLGAPASLPPAPASGPSSVPPPAPPLDPKWMKDARPSLKKSAQPECSREAFRQPPNKEEGSRPPMPLITTEALQMVQLRPVKKHSGTEQALLYEQVSQEKLTPVVPQYHLKPSAFMKSRNSINEMESESQPASVTSSPPTPAKSLSQGHQDSAAERGLPSRSPGSAGESEAGPDPRATPLQEPPGPSPSRKPPPISKKPKLFLVVPPPQRDFTAEPAENVSGASPIPTRGEATESCRARAGAEETGSGSLVLEGGAAGAASPDRVKANVPMVQPDVSPAPTREEPGAENGADGGGSVESCLSLQDGGPGVPEPDTAGSSSEASDFLREEGSDEVMTPSRPRTTEDLFAAIHRSKRKVLGRKDSDDDHSRNHSPSPPVTPTGAAPSLASPKQVGSIQRSVRKSSTSSDNFKALLLKKGSRSDTSARMSAAEMLKNTDPRFQRSRSEPSPDTPESPSSCSPSKNRRAQEEWAKNEGLMPRSLSFSGPRYGRSRTPPSAASSRFSVRNRIQSSPMTVISEGEGEALEPVDNRAHWALDTARGCSLDGLVGGETDRGSLLCGGEPAASLQVQGPSPTDGPVRTEGADPAEQSGGPLREES